A genome region from Sus scrofa isolate TJ Tabasco breed Duroc unplaced genomic scaffold, Sscrofa11.1 Contig1206, whole genome shotgun sequence includes the following:
- the LOC100513261 gene encoding apical endosomal glycoprotein isoform X3 yields the protein MGGRPRAGRGPGLATATRLGGAPGGFSCSRTPTADVAELRLELTHGAETLTLWQSSGPWRPGWQELLVTTGRIRGDFRVTFSATRNATHRGAVALDDMAFGRCGLPTPQARCPLGHHHCQNKACVQPHQLCDGEDNCGDRSDEDTPTCSHHLATDFEMGLGLWNHSEGWARNHSTGRPQHPAWPRGDHSRNSAQGSFLVSTAEPSDPAILSSPEFQASAPHNCSLVFYHYLHGSEAGCLQVFLQARSSGAPQTPVLLRGRRGELGAAWVRDRVDIQSGRPFRILLAAQTGPGGVVGLDDLILSDHCKPALGTTDFEDPSAGGWEDASVGRLQWMRVSAQASRIPGADAAGNVAGHFLSLQRAWGQLTEEARVLTPLLGPSGPRCELHLAYYFQSQPQGFLELVVVEGSRRELVWQAPVHSPVGWKMDTILLGARHRPFRLEFVGLVDLDGPGQQGAGVDHVTLKDCSPTVATEKDAEVSCNFERDTCSWHTDHLTDAHWRRVESQGPRFDHTTGRGYFMLLDPTEPPAQGPSAHLLTQPQAPTAPQECLSFWYHLHGPQIGTLRLAMRREGEADTHLWLRSGTHGNRWHEAWATLHHPQDTSAKYQVRSSARAVVGREGPSQLTPSAPQLLFEGLRDGYHGTMALDDVAVRPGPCSAPKRCSFEDSACGFSTGGQGLWTRQTNATGHAAWGPHADHTTETAQGHYMVVDMSPQALPRGHVASLTSEAHRPLAQPACLTFWYHLSLRNPGTLRVHVEEAKRRQVLSISTHGGFAWRLGSVDVQAERAWRVVFEAVAAGVERAYIALDDLLLQDGPCPRPASCDFEAGLCGWHHLPWPGLGGYSWDWSSGATPSRYRQPPVDHTLGTEKGHFALFETGVLGPGGRAAWLRSQPLPATEVSCLRFWYHMGFPEHFYKGELRVLLSSAQGQLAVWGTGGHLRHQWLEGRVQVASAEEFQIVFEATLGGQPALGPIALDDVEYLAGQHCQQPAPSQGDRAVATSVPAMVGSALLLLAVLVLLGLVGRRWLRKRAGCPSGGESEAPAPGFDNILFNADGITLPASVTTEQ from the exons ATGGGAGGGCGCCCCAGGGCGGGCAGGGGGCCTGGGCTGGCCACTGCCACCAGGCTGGGGGGGGCGCCCGGGGGCTTCAGCTGCTCCAGGACCCCCACTGCAGATGTGGCAGAGCTGCGGCTGGAGCTGACCCACGGTGCAGAGACACTGACTCTGTGGCAGAGCTCGGGGCCCTGGCGCCCAGGCTGGCAGGAGCTGCTGGTGACCACTGGCCGCATCCGGGGTGACTTCAGG GTGACCTTCTCTGCCACTCGAAATGCCACCCACAGGGGCGCTGTGGCCTTGGACGACATGGCCTTCGGGCGCTGTGGGCTGCCCA CCCCCCAGGCTCGCTGTCCCCTGGGGCATCACCATTGCCAGAACAAGGCCTGCGTGCAGCCCCACCAGCTGTGCGACGGGGAGGACAACTGCGGGGACCGTTCGGATGAGGACACACCCACCTGCA gccacCACCTGGCCACGGATTTTGAGATGGGCTTGGGCCTGTGGAACCACTCGGAGGGCTGGGCCCGGAACCACAGCACAGGCCGCCCCCAGCACCCTGCCTGGCCGCGCGGGGACCACAGCCGGAACAGCGCTCAGG GCTCCTTCCTGGTATCCACGGCTGAGCCCAGTGACCCTGCCATCCTCTCTAGCCCCGAGTTCCAGGCCTCTGCCCCCCACAACTGCTCG CTGGTCTTCTATCACTATCTGCATGGGTCCGAGGCTGGCTGCCTCCAGGTGTTCCTGCAGGCTCGGAGCTCTGGTGCCCCCCAGACCCCCGTCCTGCTGCGGGGGCGCCGCGGAGAGCTGGGGGCCGCCTGGGTTCGAGACCGTGTCGACATCCAGAGCGGGCGCCCCTTTCGG ATCCTCCTGGCCGCGCAGACGGGGCCCGGGGGCGTCGTGGGCCTGGACGACCTCATCCTGTCGGACCACTGCAAACCAGCCCTAG GCACCACGGACTTTGAGGACCCCTCGGCCGGGGGTTGGGAGGACGCCAGCGTGGGGCGCCTGCAGTGGATGCGTGTCTCGGCCCAGGCGAGCCGGATCCCCGGAGCGGACGCTGCCGGGAATGTTGCTG gacaCTTCCTGTCCCTGCAGAGGGCCTGGGGGCAGCTGACAGAGGAGGCCCGGGTTCTCACACCCCTCCTGGGCCCCTCAGGCCCGCGCTGTGAACTCCACCTGGCCTACTATTTTCAGAGTCAGCCCCAAG GCTTTCTGGAGCTGGTCGTGGTGGAGGGCAGTCGGCGTGAGCTGGTGTGGCAGGCCCCTGTCCACAGCCCTGTGGGCTGGAAGATGGACACCATCCTTCTTGGGGCTCGCCACCGGCCCTTCCGG CTGGAGTTTGTTGGGCTGGTAGACTTGGACGGCCCTGGCCAGCAGGGCGCTGGAGTGGACCACGTGACCCTCAAGGACTGCAGCCCCACGGTGGCCACCGAAAAAGACGCAG AGGTCTCCTGTAACTTCGAGCGGGACACGTGCAGCTGGCACACCGACCACCTCACAGATGCCCATTGGCGCCGGGTTGAGAGCCAAGGCCCCAGGTTCGACCACACCACGGGCCGCG GCTACTTCATGCTCCTAGACCCCAcggagcccccagcccagggtccCAGCGCCCACCTGCTGACCCAGCCCCAGGCACCCACAGCCCCTCAGGAGTGCCTCTCCTTCTGGTACCACCTCCACGGGCCCCAGATCG GGACCCTGCGCCTGGCCatgaggagagaaggggaggcagACACTCATCTGTGGTTGAGGTCTGGCACCCACGGCAACCGCTGGCACGAGGCCTGGGCCACCCTCCACCACCCGCAGGACACCAGCGCCAAGTACCAAGTGAGGTCCAGTGCCCGGGCAGTGGTGGGCAGGGAAGGCCCCAGCCAGCTgaccccctctgccccccagctGCTGTTCGAGGGCCTCCGGGACGGGTACCACGGGACCATGGCATTGGACGACGTGGCTGTGCGGCCTGGGCCTTGCTCGGCCCCCAAGCGCTGCTCCTTCGAGGACTCGGCCTGTGGCTTCTCCACGGGAGGCCAGGGCCTCTGGACACGCCAGACCAACGCCACAGGCCATGCCGCCTGGGGTCCCCACGCCGACCACACCACAGAGACGGCTCAGG GGCACTACATGGTGGTGGACATGAGCCCGCAGGCTCTGCCCCGCGGCCACGTGGCGTCCCTGACGTCGGAGGCACACAGGCCCCTggcccagcctgcctgcctgacCTTCTGGTACCACCTGAGCCTGCGCAACCCAG GCACCCTGCGGGTCCACGTGGAGGAGGCCAAGAGGCGGCAGGTGCTCAGCATCAGCACCCACGGCGGGTTCGCCTGGCGCCTGGGCAGCGTGGACGTGCAGGCCGAGCGGGCCTGGAGG GTGGTGTTTGAGGCTGTGGCCGCGGGCGTGGAGCGCGCCTACATTGCCCTGGATGACCTGCTTCTCCAGGATGGGCCCTGCCCTCGGCCAG CTTCCTGTGACTTCGAGGCCGGTCTGTGTGGCTGGCATCAtctgccctggcctggcctgggcggGTACAGCTGGGACTGGAGCAGCGGAGCCACACCCTCCCGCTACCGCCAGCCCCCTGTGGACCACACCCTGGGCACAGAGAAAG GCCACTTTGCTCTCTTCGAAACGGGTGTGCTGGGCCCGGGGGGCCGAGCGGCCTGGCTGCGCAGCCAGCCACTGCCTGCCACCGAGGTCTCCTGCCTCCGCTTCTGGTACCACATGGGCTTTCCCGAGCACTTCT ACAAGGGCGAGCTGAGGGTGCTCCTGAGCAGCGCGCAGGGCCAGCTGGCTGTGTGGGGCACAGGCGGGCACCTGCGGCACCAGTGGCTGGAAGGCCGGGTGCAAGTGGCCAGCGCTGAGGAGTTCCAG ATCGTGTTTGAAGCCACTCTGGGTGGCCAGCCGGCCCTGGGGCCCATTGCCCTAGACGACGTTGAGTATCTGGCCGGGCAGCATTGCCAGCAGCCTGCACCCAGCCAGG GGGACAGGGCAGTGGCCACATCGGTGCCAGCCATGGTTGGTagtgccctcctcctcctcgcggTGCTGGTGCTGCTCGGACTTGTAGGGCGACGCTGGCTGCGGAAGCGGGCGGGCTGCCCCTCCGGGGGCGAGTCGGAGGCCCCGGCCCCTGGCTTCGACAACATTCTTTTCAACGCG gatGGCATCACCCTGCCAGCGTCAGTCACCACCGAGCAGTAG
- the LOC100513261 gene encoding apical endosomal glycoprotein isoform X2 → MGGRPRAGRGPGLATATRLGGAPGGFSCSRTPTADVAELRLELTHGAETLTLWQSSGPWRPGWQELLVTTGRIRGDFRVTFSATRNATHRGAVALDDMAFGRCGLPTPQARCPLGHHHCQNKACVQPHQLCDGEDNCGDRSDEDTPTCSHHLATDFEMGLGLWNHSEGWARNHSTGRPQHPAWPRGDHSRNSAQGSFLVSTAEPSDPAILSSPEFQASAPHNCSLVFYHYLHGSEAGCLQVFLQARSSGAPQTPVLLRGRRGELGAAWVRDRVDIQSGRPFRILLAAQTGPGGVVGLDDLILSDHCKPALEGSGPPPGPWPQPFSLQPRNFCEPGHLFCEDLCVPPEQLCDFQQQCLGGEDEQECGTTDFEDPSAGGWEDASVGRLQWMRVSAQASRIPGADAAGNVAGHFLSLQRAWGQLTEEARVLTPLLGPSGPRCELHLAYYFQSQPQGFLELVVVEGSRRELVWQAPVHSPVGWKMDTILLGARHRPFRLEFVGLVDLDGPGQQGAGVDHVTLKDCSPTVATEKDAEVSCNFERDTCSWHTDHLTDAHWRRVESQGPRFDHTTGRGYFMLLDPTEPPAQGPSAHLLTQPQAPTAPQECLSFWYHLHGPQIGTLRLAMRREGEADTHLWLRSGTHGNRWHEAWATLHHPQDTSAKYQLLFEGLRDGYHGTMALDDVAVRPGPCSAPKRCSFEDSACGFSTGGQGLWTRQTNATGHAAWGPHADHTTETAQGHYMVVDMSPQALPRGHVASLTSEAHRPLAQPACLTFWYHLSLRNPGTLRVHVEEAKRRQVLSISTHGGFAWRLGSVDVQAERAWRVVFEAVAAGVERAYIALDDLLLQDGPCPRPASCDFEAGLCGWHHLPWPGLGGYSWDWSSGATPSRYRQPPVDHTLGTEKGHFALFETGVLGPGGRAAWLRSQPLPATEVSCLRFWYHMGFPEHFYKGELRVLLSSAQGQLAVWGTGGHLRHQWLEGRVQVASAEEFQIVFEATLGGQPALGPIALDDVEYLAGQHCQQPAPSQGDRAVATSVPAMVGSALLLLAVLVLLGLVGRRWLRKRAGCPSGGESEAPAPGFDNILFNADGITLPASVTTEQ, encoded by the exons ATGGGAGGGCGCCCCAGGGCGGGCAGGGGGCCTGGGCTGGCCACTGCCACCAGGCTGGGGGGGGCGCCCGGGGGCTTCAGCTGCTCCAGGACCCCCACTGCAGATGTGGCAGAGCTGCGGCTGGAGCTGACCCACGGTGCAGAGACACTGACTCTGTGGCAGAGCTCGGGGCCCTGGCGCCCAGGCTGGCAGGAGCTGCTGGTGACCACTGGCCGCATCCGGGGTGACTTCAGG GTGACCTTCTCTGCCACTCGAAATGCCACCCACAGGGGCGCTGTGGCCTTGGACGACATGGCCTTCGGGCGCTGTGGGCTGCCCA CCCCCCAGGCTCGCTGTCCCCTGGGGCATCACCATTGCCAGAACAAGGCCTGCGTGCAGCCCCACCAGCTGTGCGACGGGGAGGACAACTGCGGGGACCGTTCGGATGAGGACACACCCACCTGCA gccacCACCTGGCCACGGATTTTGAGATGGGCTTGGGCCTGTGGAACCACTCGGAGGGCTGGGCCCGGAACCACAGCACAGGCCGCCCCCAGCACCCTGCCTGGCCGCGCGGGGACCACAGCCGGAACAGCGCTCAGG GCTCCTTCCTGGTATCCACGGCTGAGCCCAGTGACCCTGCCATCCTCTCTAGCCCCGAGTTCCAGGCCTCTGCCCCCCACAACTGCTCG CTGGTCTTCTATCACTATCTGCATGGGTCCGAGGCTGGCTGCCTCCAGGTGTTCCTGCAGGCTCGGAGCTCTGGTGCCCCCCAGACCCCCGTCCTGCTGCGGGGGCGCCGCGGAGAGCTGGGGGCCGCCTGGGTTCGAGACCGTGTCGACATCCAGAGCGGGCGCCCCTTTCGG ATCCTCCTGGCCGCGCAGACGGGGCCCGGGGGCGTCGTGGGCCTGGACGACCTCATCCTGTCGGACCACTGCAAACCAGCCCTAG AGGGGTCTGGCCCGCCCCCAGGTCCCTGGCCCCAGCCGTTCAGCCTGCAGCCCCGGAATTTCTGTGAGCCCGGACATCTCTTTTGCGAGGACCTGTGCGTCCCCCCGGAGCAGCTGTGCGACTTCCAGCAGCAGTGCCTGGGGGGAGAGGACGAGCAGGAGTGCG GCACCACGGACTTTGAGGACCCCTCGGCCGGGGGTTGGGAGGACGCCAGCGTGGGGCGCCTGCAGTGGATGCGTGTCTCGGCCCAGGCGAGCCGGATCCCCGGAGCGGACGCTGCCGGGAATGTTGCTG gacaCTTCCTGTCCCTGCAGAGGGCCTGGGGGCAGCTGACAGAGGAGGCCCGGGTTCTCACACCCCTCCTGGGCCCCTCAGGCCCGCGCTGTGAACTCCACCTGGCCTACTATTTTCAGAGTCAGCCCCAAG GCTTTCTGGAGCTGGTCGTGGTGGAGGGCAGTCGGCGTGAGCTGGTGTGGCAGGCCCCTGTCCACAGCCCTGTGGGCTGGAAGATGGACACCATCCTTCTTGGGGCTCGCCACCGGCCCTTCCGG CTGGAGTTTGTTGGGCTGGTAGACTTGGACGGCCCTGGCCAGCAGGGCGCTGGAGTGGACCACGTGACCCTCAAGGACTGCAGCCCCACGGTGGCCACCGAAAAAGACGCAG AGGTCTCCTGTAACTTCGAGCGGGACACGTGCAGCTGGCACACCGACCACCTCACAGATGCCCATTGGCGCCGGGTTGAGAGCCAAGGCCCCAGGTTCGACCACACCACGGGCCGCG GCTACTTCATGCTCCTAGACCCCAcggagcccccagcccagggtccCAGCGCCCACCTGCTGACCCAGCCCCAGGCACCCACAGCCCCTCAGGAGTGCCTCTCCTTCTGGTACCACCTCCACGGGCCCCAGATCG GGACCCTGCGCCTGGCCatgaggagagaaggggaggcagACACTCATCTGTGGTTGAGGTCTGGCACCCACGGCAACCGCTGGCACGAGGCCTGGGCCACCCTCCACCACCCGCAGGACACCAGCGCCAAGTACCAA ctGCTGTTCGAGGGCCTCCGGGACGGGTACCACGGGACCATGGCATTGGACGACGTGGCTGTGCGGCCTGGGCCTTGCTCGGCCCCCAAGCGCTGCTCCTTCGAGGACTCGGCCTGTGGCTTCTCCACGGGAGGCCAGGGCCTCTGGACACGCCAGACCAACGCCACAGGCCATGCCGCCTGGGGTCCCCACGCCGACCACACCACAGAGACGGCTCAGG GGCACTACATGGTGGTGGACATGAGCCCGCAGGCTCTGCCCCGCGGCCACGTGGCGTCCCTGACGTCGGAGGCACACAGGCCCCTggcccagcctgcctgcctgacCTTCTGGTACCACCTGAGCCTGCGCAACCCAG GCACCCTGCGGGTCCACGTGGAGGAGGCCAAGAGGCGGCAGGTGCTCAGCATCAGCACCCACGGCGGGTTCGCCTGGCGCCTGGGCAGCGTGGACGTGCAGGCCGAGCGGGCCTGGAGG GTGGTGTTTGAGGCTGTGGCCGCGGGCGTGGAGCGCGCCTACATTGCCCTGGATGACCTGCTTCTCCAGGATGGGCCCTGCCCTCGGCCAG CTTCCTGTGACTTCGAGGCCGGTCTGTGTGGCTGGCATCAtctgccctggcctggcctgggcggGTACAGCTGGGACTGGAGCAGCGGAGCCACACCCTCCCGCTACCGCCAGCCCCCTGTGGACCACACCCTGGGCACAGAGAAAG GCCACTTTGCTCTCTTCGAAACGGGTGTGCTGGGCCCGGGGGGCCGAGCGGCCTGGCTGCGCAGCCAGCCACTGCCTGCCACCGAGGTCTCCTGCCTCCGCTTCTGGTACCACATGGGCTTTCCCGAGCACTTCT ACAAGGGCGAGCTGAGGGTGCTCCTGAGCAGCGCGCAGGGCCAGCTGGCTGTGTGGGGCACAGGCGGGCACCTGCGGCACCAGTGGCTGGAAGGCCGGGTGCAAGTGGCCAGCGCTGAGGAGTTCCAG ATCGTGTTTGAAGCCACTCTGGGTGGCCAGCCGGCCCTGGGGCCCATTGCCCTAGACGACGTTGAGTATCTGGCCGGGCAGCATTGCCAGCAGCCTGCACCCAGCCAGG GGGACAGGGCAGTGGCCACATCGGTGCCAGCCATGGTTGGTagtgccctcctcctcctcgcggTGCTGGTGCTGCTCGGACTTGTAGGGCGACGCTGGCTGCGGAAGCGGGCGGGCTGCCCCTCCGGGGGCGAGTCGGAGGCCCCGGCCCCTGGCTTCGACAACATTCTTTTCAACGCG gatGGCATCACCCTGCCAGCGTCAGTCACCACCGAGCAGTAG
- the LOC100513261 gene encoding apical endosomal glycoprotein isoform X1, whose protein sequence is MGGRPRAGRGPGLATATRLGGAPGGFSCSRTPTADVAELRLELTHGAETLTLWQSSGPWRPGWQELLVTTGRIRGDFRVTFSATRNATHRGAVALDDMAFGRCGLPTPQARCPLGHHHCQNKACVQPHQLCDGEDNCGDRSDEDTPTCSHHLATDFEMGLGLWNHSEGWARNHSTGRPQHPAWPRGDHSRNSAQGSFLVSTAEPSDPAILSSPEFQASAPHNCSLVFYHYLHGSEAGCLQVFLQARSSGAPQTPVLLRGRRGELGAAWVRDRVDIQSGRPFRILLAAQTGPGGVVGLDDLILSDHCKPALEGSGPPPGPWPQPFSLQPRNFCEPGHLFCEDLCVPPEQLCDFQQQCLGGEDEQECGTTDFEDPSAGGWEDASVGRLQWMRVSAQASRIPGADAAGNVAGHFLSLQRAWGQLTEEARVLTPLLGPSGPRCELHLAYYFQSQPQGFLELVVVEGSRRELVWQAPVHSPVGWKMDTILLGARHRPFRLEFVGLVDLDGPGQQGAGVDHVTLKDCSPTVATEKDAEVSCNFERDTCSWHTDHLTDAHWRRVESQGPRFDHTTGRGYFMLLDPTEPPAQGPSAHLLTQPQAPTAPQECLSFWYHLHGPQIGTLRLAMRREGEADTHLWLRSGTHGNRWHEAWATLHHPQDTSAKYQVRSSARAVVGREGPSQLTPSAPQLLFEGLRDGYHGTMALDDVAVRPGPCSAPKRCSFEDSACGFSTGGQGLWTRQTNATGHAAWGPHADHTTETAQGHYMVVDMSPQALPRGHVASLTSEAHRPLAQPACLTFWYHLSLRNPGTLRVHVEEAKRRQVLSISTHGGFAWRLGSVDVQAERAWRVVFEAVAAGVERAYIALDDLLLQDGPCPRPASCDFEAGLCGWHHLPWPGLGGYSWDWSSGATPSRYRQPPVDHTLGTEKGHFALFETGVLGPGGRAAWLRSQPLPATEVSCLRFWYHMGFPEHFYKGELRVLLSSAQGQLAVWGTGGHLRHQWLEGRVQVASAEEFQIVFEATLGGQPALGPIALDDVEYLAGQHCQQPAPSQGDRAVATSVPAMVGSALLLLAVLVLLGLVGRRWLRKRAGCPSGGESEAPAPGFDNILFNADGITLPASVTTEQ, encoded by the exons ATGGGAGGGCGCCCCAGGGCGGGCAGGGGGCCTGGGCTGGCCACTGCCACCAGGCTGGGGGGGGCGCCCGGGGGCTTCAGCTGCTCCAGGACCCCCACTGCAGATGTGGCAGAGCTGCGGCTGGAGCTGACCCACGGTGCAGAGACACTGACTCTGTGGCAGAGCTCGGGGCCCTGGCGCCCAGGCTGGCAGGAGCTGCTGGTGACCACTGGCCGCATCCGGGGTGACTTCAGG GTGACCTTCTCTGCCACTCGAAATGCCACCCACAGGGGCGCTGTGGCCTTGGACGACATGGCCTTCGGGCGCTGTGGGCTGCCCA CCCCCCAGGCTCGCTGTCCCCTGGGGCATCACCATTGCCAGAACAAGGCCTGCGTGCAGCCCCACCAGCTGTGCGACGGGGAGGACAACTGCGGGGACCGTTCGGATGAGGACACACCCACCTGCA gccacCACCTGGCCACGGATTTTGAGATGGGCTTGGGCCTGTGGAACCACTCGGAGGGCTGGGCCCGGAACCACAGCACAGGCCGCCCCCAGCACCCTGCCTGGCCGCGCGGGGACCACAGCCGGAACAGCGCTCAGG GCTCCTTCCTGGTATCCACGGCTGAGCCCAGTGACCCTGCCATCCTCTCTAGCCCCGAGTTCCAGGCCTCTGCCCCCCACAACTGCTCG CTGGTCTTCTATCACTATCTGCATGGGTCCGAGGCTGGCTGCCTCCAGGTGTTCCTGCAGGCTCGGAGCTCTGGTGCCCCCCAGACCCCCGTCCTGCTGCGGGGGCGCCGCGGAGAGCTGGGGGCCGCCTGGGTTCGAGACCGTGTCGACATCCAGAGCGGGCGCCCCTTTCGG ATCCTCCTGGCCGCGCAGACGGGGCCCGGGGGCGTCGTGGGCCTGGACGACCTCATCCTGTCGGACCACTGCAAACCAGCCCTAG AGGGGTCTGGCCCGCCCCCAGGTCCCTGGCCCCAGCCGTTCAGCCTGCAGCCCCGGAATTTCTGTGAGCCCGGACATCTCTTTTGCGAGGACCTGTGCGTCCCCCCGGAGCAGCTGTGCGACTTCCAGCAGCAGTGCCTGGGGGGAGAGGACGAGCAGGAGTGCG GCACCACGGACTTTGAGGACCCCTCGGCCGGGGGTTGGGAGGACGCCAGCGTGGGGCGCCTGCAGTGGATGCGTGTCTCGGCCCAGGCGAGCCGGATCCCCGGAGCGGACGCTGCCGGGAATGTTGCTG gacaCTTCCTGTCCCTGCAGAGGGCCTGGGGGCAGCTGACAGAGGAGGCCCGGGTTCTCACACCCCTCCTGGGCCCCTCAGGCCCGCGCTGTGAACTCCACCTGGCCTACTATTTTCAGAGTCAGCCCCAAG GCTTTCTGGAGCTGGTCGTGGTGGAGGGCAGTCGGCGTGAGCTGGTGTGGCAGGCCCCTGTCCACAGCCCTGTGGGCTGGAAGATGGACACCATCCTTCTTGGGGCTCGCCACCGGCCCTTCCGG CTGGAGTTTGTTGGGCTGGTAGACTTGGACGGCCCTGGCCAGCAGGGCGCTGGAGTGGACCACGTGACCCTCAAGGACTGCAGCCCCACGGTGGCCACCGAAAAAGACGCAG AGGTCTCCTGTAACTTCGAGCGGGACACGTGCAGCTGGCACACCGACCACCTCACAGATGCCCATTGGCGCCGGGTTGAGAGCCAAGGCCCCAGGTTCGACCACACCACGGGCCGCG GCTACTTCATGCTCCTAGACCCCAcggagcccccagcccagggtccCAGCGCCCACCTGCTGACCCAGCCCCAGGCACCCACAGCCCCTCAGGAGTGCCTCTCCTTCTGGTACCACCTCCACGGGCCCCAGATCG GGACCCTGCGCCTGGCCatgaggagagaaggggaggcagACACTCATCTGTGGTTGAGGTCTGGCACCCACGGCAACCGCTGGCACGAGGCCTGGGCCACCCTCCACCACCCGCAGGACACCAGCGCCAAGTACCAAGTGAGGTCCAGTGCCCGGGCAGTGGTGGGCAGGGAAGGCCCCAGCCAGCTgaccccctctgccccccagctGCTGTTCGAGGGCCTCCGGGACGGGTACCACGGGACCATGGCATTGGACGACGTGGCTGTGCGGCCTGGGCCTTGCTCGGCCCCCAAGCGCTGCTCCTTCGAGGACTCGGCCTGTGGCTTCTCCACGGGAGGCCAGGGCCTCTGGACACGCCAGACCAACGCCACAGGCCATGCCGCCTGGGGTCCCCACGCCGACCACACCACAGAGACGGCTCAGG GGCACTACATGGTGGTGGACATGAGCCCGCAGGCTCTGCCCCGCGGCCACGTGGCGTCCCTGACGTCGGAGGCACACAGGCCCCTggcccagcctgcctgcctgacCTTCTGGTACCACCTGAGCCTGCGCAACCCAG GCACCCTGCGGGTCCACGTGGAGGAGGCCAAGAGGCGGCAGGTGCTCAGCATCAGCACCCACGGCGGGTTCGCCTGGCGCCTGGGCAGCGTGGACGTGCAGGCCGAGCGGGCCTGGAGG GTGGTGTTTGAGGCTGTGGCCGCGGGCGTGGAGCGCGCCTACATTGCCCTGGATGACCTGCTTCTCCAGGATGGGCCCTGCCCTCGGCCAG CTTCCTGTGACTTCGAGGCCGGTCTGTGTGGCTGGCATCAtctgccctggcctggcctgggcggGTACAGCTGGGACTGGAGCAGCGGAGCCACACCCTCCCGCTACCGCCAGCCCCCTGTGGACCACACCCTGGGCACAGAGAAAG GCCACTTTGCTCTCTTCGAAACGGGTGTGCTGGGCCCGGGGGGCCGAGCGGCCTGGCTGCGCAGCCAGCCACTGCCTGCCACCGAGGTCTCCTGCCTCCGCTTCTGGTACCACATGGGCTTTCCCGAGCACTTCT ACAAGGGCGAGCTGAGGGTGCTCCTGAGCAGCGCGCAGGGCCAGCTGGCTGTGTGGGGCACAGGCGGGCACCTGCGGCACCAGTGGCTGGAAGGCCGGGTGCAAGTGGCCAGCGCTGAGGAGTTCCAG ATCGTGTTTGAAGCCACTCTGGGTGGCCAGCCGGCCCTGGGGCCCATTGCCCTAGACGACGTTGAGTATCTGGCCGGGCAGCATTGCCAGCAGCCTGCACCCAGCCAGG GGGACAGGGCAGTGGCCACATCGGTGCCAGCCATGGTTGGTagtgccctcctcctcctcgcggTGCTGGTGCTGCTCGGACTTGTAGGGCGACGCTGGCTGCGGAAGCGGGCGGGCTGCCCCTCCGGGGGCGAGTCGGAGGCCCCGGCCCCTGGCTTCGACAACATTCTTTTCAACGCG gatGGCATCACCCTGCCAGCGTCAGTCACCACCGAGCAGTAG